In Mercurialis annua linkage group LG5, ddMerAnnu1.2, whole genome shotgun sequence, a single genomic region encodes these proteins:
- the LOC126683200 gene encoding probable aquaporin PIP2-6, protein MWRATFTELIATTFLVFTLTISIISCLESSNESEKPNKILVPFAVFIIAFFFLLATIPLSGGHMNPIFTIIAALKGFTSLLRAVFYITAQCLGSIISYTIIKSVMDANTAQKYSLGGCEINDRNGTGITLETALVLEFCCTFLVLFVGVTVAFDKRRFKELGLVMICVVLAATMGLAVFVSITVTGKSGYGGVGLNPARCLGSALVHGGSLWYGHWVFWVGPFLACIVYYGFTLTLPKEGME, encoded by the coding sequence ATGTGGAGAGCAACATTTACTGAGCTTATAGCAACAACCTTCCTTGTATTCACACTAACAATTTCCATAATCTCATGCTTAGAATCATCAAATGAATCCGAAAAACCTAATAAAATTCTAGTCCCATTTGCTGTCTTTATCATCgccttcttttttcttttagcaACTATCCCTCTATCCGGAGGTCACATGAATCCAATTTTCACGATCATTGCTGCCCTAAAAGGCTTCACATCATTACTTCGCGCCGTGTTCTATATCACGGCGCAATGTCTCGGTTCAATCATATCTTATACGATAATCAAGAGCGTAATGGACGCAAATACAGCGCAAAAATACTCGTTAGGAGGGTGCGAAATAAACGACCGAAACGGAACTGGAATAACCCTAGAGACTGCACTAGTTCTTGAATTTTGTTGCACTTTTTTGGTGTTGTTTGTTGGTGTAACGGTTGCGTTTGATAAGAGAAGGTTTAAAGAACTTGGATTAGTAATGATTTGTGTTGTGTTGGCTGCAACTATGGGATTAGCAGTTTTTGTTTCGATTACTGTAACGGGAAAGAGTGGCTACGGTGGTGTGGGGTTGAACCCTGCGAGATGTTTAGGGTCAGCTTTGGTGCATGGAGGTTCATTGTGGTATGGGCATTGGGTTTTTTGGGTTGGACCGTTTTTGGCTTGTATTGTTTATTATGGTTTTACTTTGACCTTACCAAAAGAAGGCATGGAGTAG
- the LOC126682990 gene encoding uncharacterized protein LOC126682990, with product MAENNAGLIGDEENGYVGKRVQPFASTPGREFEKNEGGKKQNSTAMNIVLGLKELSSLNVWRACVAEILGTAALVFAMDTIVISSYETATKTPNLIMATLIAITVTVLLIATFPISGGHINPVITFAAALTGIVSLSRAAVYILAQCLGGILGALALKAVANSKIEQTFSLGGCTLSVVVPGPAGPIVIGLERGQALWLEIICTFFFLFSSIWLAFDKRQAKPLGSVKVCSIIGLVVGLLVFISTTVTATKGYAGVGMNPARCLGPALVRGGHLWNGHWVFWVGPMISCVVFAVYTKIIPKAQVYE from the exons atggcAGAAAATAATGCAGGCCTTATTGGTGATGAAGAAAATGGCTATGTGGGGAAAAGAGTACAACCCTTTGCCTCTACACCAGG gcgagaatttgagaaaaatgaGGGTGGGAAGAAGCAAAATAGCACTGCTATGAACATTGTTTTGGGCTTGAAAGAGCTTTCTTCTTTGAAT GTTTGGAGAGCATGTGTGGCAGAGATTCTAGGCACAGCAGCTCTAGTTTTTGCTATGGACACAATAGTCATTTCCTCTTATGAGACTGCAACAAAAACACCAAATCTGATAATGGCAACTCTAATTGCCATAACTGTCACAGTTCTTCTCATTGCCACATTCCCCATTTCTGGTGGACATATCAACCCTGTCATCACCTTCGCAGCGGCATTAACCGGCATCGTTTCGCTTTCACGGGCCGCGGTGTACATCTTGGCCCAATGTTTGGGAGGCATTTTAGGTGCATTAGCCCTAAAAGCTGTAGCCAATAGTAAAATAGAGCAAACTTTTTCACTTGGAGGCTGCACTCTAAGTGTTGTTGTGCCAGGCCCAGCAGGGCCCATTGTTATTGGGCTTGAGAGAGGCCAGGCCCTTTGGCTAGAGATAATTTGTACATTCTTTTTCCTATTTTCTTCAATTTGGCTAGCATTTGACAAACGCCAAGCTAAGCCTTTGGGCTCGGTTAAGGTTTGTAGCATAATTGGGCTAGTAGTGGGCCTTCTTGTGTTCATATCGACAACGGTGACAGCCACGAAAGGATACGCCGGAGTCGGGATGAATCCGGCAAGGTGTCTAGGCCCAGCCCTGGTTAGAGGTGGTCATCTATGGAATGGGCATTGGGTGTTTTGGGTTGGGCCTATGATATCTTGTGTGGTTTTTGCTGTTTACACCAAGATTATTCCAAAAGCTCAAGTCTATGAATAA
- the LOC126683229 gene encoding LOW QUALITY PROTEIN: COBRA-like protein 1 (The sequence of the model RefSeq protein was modified relative to this genomic sequence to represent the inferred CDS: inserted 2 bases in 1 codon; substituted 1 base at 1 genomic stop codon), which yields FSDCYDPLDPNGNIAVTFDIHEWTTDGYQARVSIENRYQYRHIDKPGWNLGWEWTNKEVIWSMWGAFATVQGECKAFKFQKPHSCLPNPVIADLMPDSLPVNRSEDCCHGGVLAAWAIEPSNSFSSFEMTVGNLNGNSTVSPPANLTLLAPGPGYTCSPVQETEPTQSSDLGGRRKVQVYRTWKSKCTYSSFLANTKPVCCVSLSTFYNSKVTTCPECSCGCRETELTSVPCIRGDSSSSVSDVNSQEIVKCTNHMCPVRVHWHVKNNYRSHWRVKLTISNYNYKRNYSNWNVLVQHPGFSQKTTAYSFNTTTLPTFGFTDKVALFWGLQNYNKEILQVNEEQVGSVTTEILLEKDLSIFTFSNGWAFPRRIYFGGEDCEMPLPDIFPTQPNACSATKPPPYLFILLLLYWTFRLXSXLGFDLVNNLYIKIVNFSGRNSYIDLVHHDIYKQN from the exons TTCTCAGACTGCTATGATCCTTTGGATCCTAATGGAAATATTGCAGTTACATTTGATATTCATGAGTGGACAACTGACGGGTATCAG GCCAGAGTAAGTATCGAAAATCGTTATCAGTATCGGCATATCGACAAaccgggttggaatttagggtGGGAATGGACTAATAAAGAGGTAATCTGGTCGATGTGGGGTGCGTTCGCCACAGTACAAGGCGAGTGTAAGGCTTTCAAGTTCCAAAAACCGCACTCTTGCCTGCCAAATCCTGTCATTGCTGATCTGATGCCAGATTCCTTGCCCGTTAACAG GTCAGAAGATTGTTGTCATGGAGGCGTTCTAGCTGCCTGGGCTATCGAACCTTCCAATTCATTTTCTTCCTTTGAGATGACGGTTGGAAACTTGAACGGGAATTCAACGGTATCTCCACCGGCTAATCTTACATTATTAGCACCAGGGCCTGGCTACACTTGTAGTCCAGTTCAGGAGACTGAGCCTACTCAGTCATCAGATCTTGGGGGCAGAAGAAAAGTTCAGGTTTATA GAACATGGAAATCAAAATGCACATACTCTAGTTTTTTAGCAAATACGAAACCTGTTTGTTGCGTTTCTCTCTCGACATTCTATAATTCCAAGGTCACAACTTGCCCTGAATGTAGCTGTGGATGCAGAGAGACAGAACTAACTTCGGTTCCATGCATAAG GGGAGATTCATCGTCATCGGTATCGGATGTTAATAGTCAAGAAATTGTGAAATGCACAAATCATATGTGTCCTGTGAGAGTTCATTGGCATGTGAAGAACAATTACAGGAGTCATTGGAGAGTAAAACTTACAATTTCTAATTACAATTATAAGAGAAACTATTCAAACTGGAATGTATTAGTACAGCATCCTGGTTTCAGTCAGAAGACCACTGCATACAGCTTCAATACTACAACACTCCCCACTTTTGGCTTCACAG ATAAAGTTGCCCTGTTCTGGGGATTACAGAACTACAACAAAGAAATATTACAAGTGAATGAGGAACAAGTAGGATCAGTAACAACAGAGATACTTCTAGAAAAAGATTTGAGCATTTTTACTTTTAGCAACGGCTGGGCATTTCCGCGACGAATATATTTTGGCGGCGAGGACTGCGAAATGCCTCTTCCCGACATCTTTCCTACACAACCAAATGCCTGCTCCGCCACAAAACCACCTCCTTATCTTTTCATTCTCCTCTTACTGTATTGGACTTTCAGATT CTCATGACTCGGCTTTGATTTAGTGAATAACTTGTACATAAAAATTGTGAATTTTTCCGGAAGAAATTCTTATATAGATCTTGTCCATCACGACATTTATAAACAGAACTAA
- the LOC126683296 gene encoding 5'-methylthioadenosine nucleosidase-like isoform X1 — MAPHGEASAEDLVVEVEKQRPISTILIIIAMQAEAMPLVNKFQLQEEPHSAFPKGIPWVRYHGIYKDLHINIVWPGKDPALGVDSVGTISASLITYAGIQALQPDLIINAGTAGGFKAKGASVGDVFLISDIAFHDRRIPIPVFDLYGVCLRQAYTTSNLLKELNLKVGKLSTGDSLDMSPQDEDSIIANDAVVKDMEGAAVAYVADLLKVPAIFVKAVTDIVDGDKPTSEEFLQNLAAVTAALDQSVTQVVEFINGKCLSEL, encoded by the exons ATGGCTCCTCACGGCGAAGCATCGGCGGAAGACTTGGTGGTAGAAGTTGAAAAACAACGCCCGATTTCCACTATTTTAATCATCATAG CTATGCAGGCGGAAGCTATGCCTCTGGTTAACAAGTTTCAGCTCCAAGAGGAACCTCACTCTGC GTTTCCGAAAGGGATTCCGTGGGTGCGGTATCATGGTATTTACAAAGATCTTCATATCAATATAGTGTGGCCAGGAAAAGATCCTGCTTTGG GAGTTGATAGCGTAGGCACAATTTCAGCATCTCTTATCACGTATGCTGGTATTCAAGCTTTACAACCAGACTTAATAATCAACGCTGGCACTGCTGGAGGCTTTAAG GCAAAAGGAGCTTCCGTTGGTGATGTATTCCTTATATCTGATATTGCTTTCCACGACCGAAGAATTCCTATCCCT GTTTTCGATCTGTATGGAGTTTGTTTGCGACAGGCTTACACAACATCCAATCTCCTGAAGGAGCTTAACCTGAAG GTTGGGAAATTGTCTACAGGAGACTCTTTGGACATGTCCCCACAGGATGAAGATTCAATTATTGCAAATGACGCTGTGGTTAAGGACATGGag GGAGCAGCGGTTGCTTATGTTGCCGATCTCTTAAAAGTCCCTGCAATATTTGTCAAAGCAGTGACCGACATAGTGGACGGTGATAAACCAACCTCAGAGGAATTCCTGCAGAATTTGGCAGCTGTGACTGCTGCACTTGACCAATCAGTCACCCAAGTAGTTGAATTCATCAACGGGAAGTGTTTGTCTGAACTCTAA
- the LOC126683296 gene encoding 5'-methylthioadenosine nucleosidase-like isoform X2, with protein sequence MPLVNKFQLQEEPHSAFPKGIPWVRYHGIYKDLHINIVWPGKDPALGVDSVGTISASLITYAGIQALQPDLIINAGTAGGFKAKGASVGDVFLISDIAFHDRRIPIPVFDLYGVCLRQAYTTSNLLKELNLKVGKLSTGDSLDMSPQDEDSIIANDAVVKDMEGAAVAYVADLLKVPAIFVKAVTDIVDGDKPTSEEFLQNLAAVTAALDQSVTQVVEFINGKCLSEL encoded by the exons ATGCCTCTGGTTAACAAGTTTCAGCTCCAAGAGGAACCTCACTCTGC GTTTCCGAAAGGGATTCCGTGGGTGCGGTATCATGGTATTTACAAAGATCTTCATATCAATATAGTGTGGCCAGGAAAAGATCCTGCTTTGG GAGTTGATAGCGTAGGCACAATTTCAGCATCTCTTATCACGTATGCTGGTATTCAAGCTTTACAACCAGACTTAATAATCAACGCTGGCACTGCTGGAGGCTTTAAG GCAAAAGGAGCTTCCGTTGGTGATGTATTCCTTATATCTGATATTGCTTTCCACGACCGAAGAATTCCTATCCCT GTTTTCGATCTGTATGGAGTTTGTTTGCGACAGGCTTACACAACATCCAATCTCCTGAAGGAGCTTAACCTGAAG GTTGGGAAATTGTCTACAGGAGACTCTTTGGACATGTCCCCACAGGATGAAGATTCAATTATTGCAAATGACGCTGTGGTTAAGGACATGGag GGAGCAGCGGTTGCTTATGTTGCCGATCTCTTAAAAGTCCCTGCAATATTTGTCAAAGCAGTGACCGACATAGTGGACGGTGATAAACCAACCTCAGAGGAATTCCTGCAGAATTTGGCAGCTGTGACTGCTGCACTTGACCAATCAGTCACCCAAGTAGTTGAATTCATCAACGGGAAGTGTTTGTCTGAACTCTAA